A single window of Synechococcus sp. CBW1004 DNA harbors:
- the recJ gene encoding single-stranded-DNA-specific exonuclease RecJ — protein sequence MATLRLQPLRSEPIEERWLLPSPLPADPFGPGSSRELCGLPPELLAVLWRRGHRSADSLADLLDPPPAPEPREHFPDLIDAESRLEQACRLSEAVAICGDYDADGMTSTALLVGVLQRLGARPEAAIPSRMQEGYGLNVAMVERLAAAGIALLITVDNGVSALEALERAEALGLEVILTDHHSLPARMPPHRALLHPATTPEGSPYRGLAGVGLAYVLAEGLCRRMGRSDALAMALDLFCIGTIADMAPLCGVNRRWLLDGLPRLGRSALKGLQALQQLAGIESRPLDAQLVGFQLAPRINAVGRLGDPRLVVDLLTTDDGNQALELAQSCEAMNRQRRELCDAIEAEALALVEADGPNRAPFLLLAQGHWHHGVIGIVASRLVERFSLPVALLAGEGNGLLRASVRAPRGFAVDRALAACSELLERHGGHPAAGGFTVRAERVAALQERLERLALQWLGDGGTARLVEPEALLGLERIDRDFFAQMQRLEPFGIGHPAPLFWSCGCEVESARLLRGGHLQLQLAQGVRSLRAMAWRWQGEELPRGLIDVAYHLRLDRWQGQERLQLELVALRARQGEEVVLQRRDRTYWCRREGEGLVIRNAAGQERRLQSFTPVARGAGAEACDTGMDHSPALLRLFHDAAMALGLAG from the coding sequence ATGGCAACGCTTCGCCTTCAGCCCTTGCGTTCTGAGCCCATCGAGGAACGCTGGTTGCTGCCTTCGCCTCTGCCAGCCGATCCGTTCGGCCCCGGCTCCTCCCGTGAGCTCTGCGGACTCCCACCGGAACTGCTGGCGGTGCTGTGGCGCCGGGGACACCGCAGTGCCGACTCCCTTGCCGACCTGCTCGATCCGCCGCCGGCTCCGGAACCGCGGGAGCACTTCCCCGATCTGATCGACGCAGAGTCACGGCTTGAGCAGGCCTGCCGCCTGAGCGAGGCGGTGGCGATCTGCGGCGACTACGACGCCGATGGCATGACCAGCACCGCCCTGCTGGTGGGCGTGCTGCAGCGGCTGGGGGCCAGGCCCGAGGCGGCGATTCCGAGCCGCATGCAGGAGGGCTACGGGCTCAACGTCGCCATGGTGGAGCGGCTCGCCGCCGCCGGGATCGCTCTGCTGATCACCGTCGACAACGGCGTCTCGGCGCTGGAGGCCCTGGAGCGGGCCGAGGCGCTTGGGCTGGAGGTGATCCTCACCGATCACCACAGCCTGCCGGCGCGGATGCCGCCGCACCGGGCCCTGCTCCATCCGGCCACCACACCGGAGGGATCGCCCTACCGCGGCCTGGCGGGAGTCGGGCTGGCCTACGTGCTCGCTGAAGGGCTCTGCCGTCGCATGGGCCGCTCCGATGCCCTCGCCATGGCCCTGGACCTGTTCTGCATCGGCACCATCGCCGACATGGCTCCCCTGTGCGGTGTGAACCGGCGCTGGTTGCTCGACGGGCTGCCCCGGCTGGGCCGCAGCGCTCTCAAGGGCCTGCAGGCCCTGCAGCAGCTGGCTGGCATCGAGTCCCGGCCGCTCGATGCGCAGTTGGTGGGATTTCAGCTCGCACCGCGGATCAACGCCGTCGGGCGACTCGGTGATCCCCGGCTGGTGGTGGATCTGCTCACCACCGACGACGGAAACCAGGCGCTGGAGCTGGCGCAGTCGTGTGAAGCGATGAACCGCCAGCGGCGCGAGCTCTGCGATGCGATCGAGGCCGAAGCCCTCGCCCTGGTGGAAGCCGATGGCCCGAACCGGGCTCCCTTCCTGCTCCTGGCGCAGGGTCACTGGCACCACGGTGTGATCGGGATCGTGGCCTCCAGGCTCGTGGAGCGTTTCTCCCTGCCGGTGGCCCTTCTGGCAGGGGAGGGCAACGGACTGCTGCGAGCCTCGGTGCGGGCTCCGAGGGGCTTTGCCGTGGACCGGGCGCTGGCGGCCTGTTCGGAACTGCTGGAACGCCATGGCGGCCATCCCGCCGCCGGGGGCTTCACCGTGCGGGCTGAGCGCGTGGCCGCCCTGCAGGAGCGTCTCGAGCGGCTGGCGCTGCAGTGGCTGGGGGACGGAGGCACAGCCCGTCTGGTGGAGCCGGAGGCGCTGCTGGGGCTGGAGCGGATCGATCGGGACTTCTTCGCCCAGATGCAGCGCCTGGAGCCCTTCGGCATCGGCCATCCCGCGCCGCTCTTCTGGAGCTGCGGCTGTGAGGTGGAGAGCGCCCGGCTGTTGCGGGGCGGACACCTGCAGCTGCAGCTGGCCCAGGGCGTCCGCTCACTCCGGGCGATGGCCTGGCGCTGGCAGGGGGAGGAACTGCCGCGCGGCCTGATCGACGTGGCCTACCACCTGCGGCTGGATCGCTGGCAGGGTCAGGAGCGGCTGCAGCTGGAGCTGGTGGCCCTGCGAGCGCGGCAGGGTGAGGAGGTGGTGCTGCAGCGCCGCGATCGCACCTACTGGTGTCGGCGGGAGGGCGAAGGGCTGGTCATCCGCAATGCCGCCGGACAGGAGCGGCGGCTGCAGAGCTTCACACCGGTCGCGCGGGGGGCTGGAGCGGAAGCCTGCGACACCGGAATGGACCACAGCCCGGCCCTGCTCCGGCTGTTTCACGATGCTGCGATGGCGCTCGGTCTGGCCGGCTGA
- a CDS encoding DUF565 domain-containing protein has translation MNGPARQRTRLQQLERRLGGSLLSQLRSSWRAGSLTLLGLLVGFYLAQNLTSLLLINLPGGRPAGVLWCVLLFELLVRLRTRFVSDPPGLGWVIVDNLRLGATYALVLEAFKLGT, from the coding sequence ATGAACGGGCCAGCACGCCAACGCACCCGTCTGCAGCAGCTGGAGAGGCGCCTCGGCGGCTCCCTGCTCAGCCAGCTGCGCTCCAGCTGGCGGGCTGGAAGTCTGACCCTGCTCGGGCTGCTGGTGGGCTTCTATCTGGCTCAGAACCTCACCTCGCTCCTGCTGATCAACCTCCCCGGTGGCCGGCCGGCCGGGGTGCTGTGGTGCGTGCTGCTGTTCGAACTGCTGGTGCGCCTGCGCACCCGCTTCGTCTCCGATCCACCTGGCCTGGGCTGGGTGATCGTCGACAACCTGCGGCTCGGTGCCACCTACGCGCTGGTCCTGGAGGCCTTCAAGCTTGGGACCTGA
- a CDS encoding RNB domain-containing ribonuclease: MKFTVADLLDQLSSDEVVQLSRLEKALGLSSAEEKQELRIGLDAMLRLDLIQENEAGLIRQANDELIPARLRCSSKGFCFALRDDGGEDIYIRDHQLNHAWNGDRVLVRITREGGRRRSPEGGVQCILERCTASLLAQVERQEERLVAIPLDDRLLTTVELPEADAGHLEPAQESVVEVVIDRFPVAQFAPEGHVVRSLPVHGGEEADLDLLLTKHHLHERPAPPKATLRTPSERNRTDLTALPALLPLAWSGQEAPFLPAVSLEERPEGGHRLWLHSPAVAERLSLGSALDGWLRDQADAICAGRRWLPLLPPALTKAAAFQVGKEQEAVSVALDLTAEGQLEHYRFCLSRIRPAATLEQAELQALQERNPRSRTLPAALKGLKEHLGLIEQLLALSDRLRQTRLAAGSIDLDLALPPLDALGDLRCGTPEASRQGWLVELPANDPMALLREAVLLAHRALGRHFAALGLPGLFVMQPPADPAEINEVAKAALALEIPMELSAEGNASAAELAAAFAGTDRKRALQQLLRDSLRPALLTEEPGPNALAGEDQAFAPWACPSLHYADLWNQQLLVTLLSEGKDRPTVRHKTSADIASDSCHGSIDWALLVPSQLTPYQQGLQHGLVQRLNGRQRVLQEFQDDLLAMAQARAAEPLVGQILPGVISGVQSYGFFVEVPPSNVEGLVHVSSLKDDWYEYRSRQNRLVGRKFRRTFLVGDPVEVEIQKVDALRHQIDLAVVLPEITEEPGDGEGSDAGDEPADDREED; this comes from the coding sequence ATGAAGTTCACGGTCGCCGATCTTCTCGATCAGCTCTCCAGCGACGAGGTGGTTCAGCTCAGCAGGCTCGAGAAGGCGCTGGGCCTGAGCAGCGCCGAGGAGAAACAGGAGCTGCGCATCGGGCTCGACGCCATGCTCCGCCTCGACCTGATTCAGGAGAACGAGGCAGGCCTGATCCGTCAGGCGAACGACGAACTGATCCCGGCCCGGCTGCGCTGCTCGAGCAAGGGCTTCTGCTTCGCCCTGCGCGATGACGGCGGCGAGGACATCTACATCCGGGATCATCAGCTCAATCACGCCTGGAACGGCGACCGCGTGCTCGTGCGCATCACCCGGGAGGGGGGACGGAGACGGTCTCCCGAGGGTGGTGTGCAGTGCATCCTCGAACGCTGCACCGCCAGCCTGCTGGCCCAGGTGGAACGGCAGGAGGAGCGGCTTGTGGCGATCCCACTCGACGACCGTCTGCTCACCACCGTGGAGCTTCCTGAAGCGGACGCGGGCCATCTCGAGCCAGCCCAGGAGTCTGTGGTGGAGGTGGTGATCGATCGCTTCCCCGTCGCCCAGTTCGCTCCCGAGGGGCACGTGGTGCGGAGCCTGCCGGTGCATGGCGGCGAAGAGGCGGATCTCGACCTGCTGCTCACCAAGCACCACCTGCATGAGCGCCCCGCGCCCCCGAAGGCCACGCTCCGCACGCCCTCGGAGCGGAACCGCACCGATCTCACCGCCCTGCCTGCTCTGCTGCCACTGGCCTGGAGCGGTCAGGAAGCCCCCTTCCTGCCGGCGGTGTCACTGGAGGAGCGGCCTGAGGGTGGCCACCGCCTCTGGCTGCACAGTCCCGCGGTGGCGGAGAGGCTCAGCCTGGGCAGCGCCCTCGATGGCTGGCTGCGCGATCAGGCCGACGCCATCTGTGCCGGTCGCCGCTGGCTGCCGCTGCTGCCGCCCGCTCTGACGAAGGCGGCCGCCTTCCAGGTCGGCAAGGAGCAGGAGGCGGTCTCCGTGGCCCTGGATCTCACCGCCGAGGGGCAGCTGGAGCACTACCGGTTCTGCCTCAGTCGGATCCGCCCCGCAGCCACTCTGGAGCAGGCGGAGCTGCAGGCGCTCCAGGAGCGCAATCCCCGCTCCCGCACCCTGCCGGCCGCCCTCAAGGGCCTCAAGGAGCATCTCGGCCTGATCGAGCAGCTCCTGGCCCTGTCCGACCGGCTGCGCCAGACACGGCTTGCGGCCGGCTCGATCGACCTGGATCTGGCGCTGCCGCCGCTCGACGCCCTGGGCGATCTGCGCTGCGGAACCCCTGAGGCCTCCCGGCAGGGCTGGCTCGTGGAGCTGCCTGCCAACGATCCGATGGCCCTGTTGCGCGAGGCCGTGCTGCTGGCGCACCGGGCACTGGGGCGCCATTTCGCCGCCCTTGGGCTGCCGGGCCTGTTCGTGATGCAGCCGCCCGCCGATCCGGCCGAGATCAATGAAGTGGCCAAGGCGGCCCTGGCGCTTGAAATCCCGATGGAGCTCTCCGCCGAGGGCAACGCCAGCGCGGCGGAACTGGCGGCGGCCTTCGCCGGCACCGACCGCAAACGGGCCCTGCAGCAGCTGTTGCGGGACAGCCTGCGGCCCGCGCTGCTCACGGAGGAGCCCGGACCCAATGCGCTCGCCGGAGAGGATCAGGCCTTCGCACCCTGGGCCTGCCCATCGCTCCATTACGCGGATCTCTGGAATCAGCAGTTGCTGGTCACCCTGTTGAGCGAGGGCAAGGATCGTCCCACCGTGCGCCACAAGACCTCGGCCGACATCGCCTCCGACAGCTGCCATGGCAGCATCGACTGGGCTCTGTTGGTTCCCTCCCAGCTGACGCCGTACCAGCAGGGTCTGCAGCACGGCCTGGTACAGCGACTGAACGGGCGCCAGCGGGTGCTGCAGGAGTTTCAGGATGACCTCCTGGCGATGGCCCAGGCCCGCGCGGCCGAACCGTTGGTGGGCCAGATCCTCCCCGGTGTGATCAGCGGCGTGCAGAGCTACGGCTTCTTCGTCGAGGTGCCTCCGTCCAACGTGGAGGGCCTGGTGCATGTCAGCTCCCTCAAGGACGACTGGTACGAGTACCGGTCCCGCCAGAACCGCCTGGTGGGCCGCAAGTTCCGGCGCACGTTCCTGGTCGGGGATCCGGTCGAGGTGGAGATCCAGAAGGTCGATGCCCTGCGCCACCAGATCGATCTGGCGGTGGTGCTGCCGGAGATCACGGAGGAGCCAGGTGACGGCGAAGGCTCAGATGCCGGAGATGAGCCTGCGGATGACCGCGAGGAGGACTGA
- a CDS encoding TMEM165/GDT1 family protein, with translation MTVFLSTATTVFLAELGDKTQLAALLLSAESGRPAVVFVGASLALISSSLVGVVLGRWLSRLMAPQQLERGAGVLMVVLGLWLGRQAMLQLAPAALSVPSG, from the coding sequence CTGACCGTCTTCCTGTCCACCGCGACGACCGTGTTCCTGGCCGAGCTGGGGGACAAGACCCAGCTGGCGGCACTGCTGCTGTCGGCGGAATCGGGACGGCCCGCGGTCGTGTTCGTCGGGGCCTCCCTCGCGCTGATCAGTTCCAGCCTGGTGGGCGTGGTGCTGGGCCGCTGGCTGTCCAGGCTGATGGCACCCCAGCAGCTCGAGCGCGGAGCCGGGGTGCTGATGGTCGTTCTCGGGCTGTGGCTGGGCCGTCAGGCGATGCTTCAGCTGGCTCCCGCCGCCCTCTCCGTTCCCAGCGGCTGA
- a CDS encoding TMEM165/GDT1 family protein produces the protein MVALLVSTFFTVFLAELGDKTQLAIVSISGTSNRPGAVFAGSACALVLASLVGAAAGGSLSSVIPTDALQLAASVGFLVLGARLIQRSLQAEAEAEDGEATDP, from the coding sequence ATGGTTGCCCTGCTGGTCTCGACGTTCTTCACCGTCTTTCTGGCCGAGCTGGGCGACAAGACGCAACTGGCGATCGTGAGCATCAGCGGCACCTCCAACCGTCCCGGTGCCGTGTTCGCCGGCAGTGCCTGTGCCCTGGTCCTGGCCAGCCTCGTGGGGGCTGCAGCCGGTGGCTCCCTGTCCAGCGTGATCCCGACCGACGCGCTGCAGCTGGCTGCTTCGGTGGGCTTCCTCGTTCTCGGCGCCCGCCTGATCCAGCGGTCGCTTCAGGCCGAGGCGGAGGCAGAGGACGGCGAGGCGACCGATCCCTAA
- the psb30 gene encoding photosystem II reaction center protein Ycf12/Psb30, translating to MGIDFHLIANFGALALITLAGPAVIFILFYRRGAL from the coding sequence ATGGGCATCGACTTCCACCTGATCGCCAATTTCGGGGCGCTGGCGCTGATCACCCTGGCCGGTCCGGCCGTGATCTTCATCCTCTTCTACCGGCGCGGTGCTCTCTGA
- a CDS encoding HAD-IA family hydrolase, producing MASSAPTPPFGGSPIRALLWDVDGTLAETELAGHRPAFNRAFADEGLAWHWDVDRYLPLLRISGGRERMRTFARDFGHTLSEAQIERLQQRKQRHYEQLIRSGAVGLRPGVRRLILEARAAGLAQAIVTTSGRASVQALLEGAAGELAQCFAFWVCGEDVDRKKPDPEGYRQALERLALQPEEGLAIEDSRNGLQAACSAGLACLVTLSDSSRWEAAGEGAQDFAPALAVLDGLDDPPPPSPLVSRCPTEQVTLRWLHSLRGAA from the coding sequence ATGGCCAGCTCCGCCCCGACCCCCCCTTTCGGCGGATCTCCGATCCGGGCGCTGCTCTGGGATGTGGATGGCACCCTGGCCGAGACGGAACTTGCCGGCCATCGCCCTGCGTTCAACCGGGCCTTCGCCGATGAGGGGCTCGCCTGGCACTGGGATGTCGACCGGTATCTGCCGTTGCTGCGCATCAGCGGCGGCCGCGAGCGGATGCGCACCTTCGCCCGCGACTTCGGCCACACCCTCAGCGAGGCGCAGATCGAGCGTCTGCAACAGCGCAAGCAGCGCCACTACGAGCAGCTGATCCGCTCCGGTGCCGTCGGCCTGAGGCCAGGTGTGCGCCGGCTGATCCTCGAAGCCCGCGCCGCGGGACTGGCCCAGGCGATCGTCACCACCAGCGGGCGCGCTTCGGTGCAGGCCCTTCTGGAGGGTGCCGCCGGGGAGCTGGCGCAGTGCTTCGCCTTCTGGGTCTGTGGCGAGGATGTGGACCGCAAGAAGCCGGATCCGGAGGGGTATCGACAGGCTCTCGAGCGCCTGGCTCTCCAGCCTGAGGAGGGGCTGGCGATCGAGGACTCCCGCAATGGCCTGCAGGCGGCCTGCAGTGCCGGTCTCGCCTGTCTGGTCACCCTCAGCGACAGCTCACGGTGGGAGGCCGCCGGCGAGGGGGCTCAGGACTTCGCCCCGGCGCTCGCGGTGCTGGACGGCCTGGACGATCCTCCGCCACCTTCCCCTCTCGTCTCGCGCTGTCCGACGGAGCAGGTGACACTGCGCTGGTTACATAGCCTGAGAGGGGCTGCATGA
- the rpmF gene encoding 50S ribosomal protein L32, producing MAVPKKKTSKGKRNQRHAHWKAKAGVAAAKALSIGKAVLSGRAQGFVYPVAEEEGDSEA from the coding sequence ATGGCAGTTCCCAAGAAGAAAACCTCCAAAGGCAAGCGCAACCAGCGCCATGCCCACTGGAAGGCCAAAGCCGGTGTGGCTGCCGCCAAGGCTCTGTCGATCGGCAAGGCCGTGCTCAGCGGCCGCGCCCAGGGTTTTGTCTATCCAGTGGCTGAAGAGGAAGGCGATAGCGAGGCCTGA
- a CDS encoding YkgJ family cysteine cluster protein, protein MAHWRCISDCGACCRLDPAERGDDLDCLDDEQRRTYLAMVGEDGWCIHFDTGRRRCRIYDTRPDFCRVENLMALFSGSGAPPGAGSAAAAATARRSAPASGGANGEIPLEADAQALAIASCRTQIRAEYGGRGRVMRRFEQAIRRTP, encoded by the coding sequence ATGGCCCACTGGCGATGCATCTCAGACTGCGGTGCCTGCTGCCGTCTTGATCCCGCCGAACGGGGGGACGATCTCGACTGCCTCGATGACGAACAGCGCCGCACCTACCTGGCGATGGTGGGCGAGGACGGCTGGTGCATCCATTTCGACACCGGTCGGCGGCGCTGCCGCATCTATGACACCCGCCCGGATTTCTGCCGGGTCGAGAATCTGATGGCCCTGTTCTCCGGCTCGGGCGCCCCTCCAGGGGCCGGATCCGCTGCAGCGGCCGCCACAGCCCGCCGGAGCGCGCCGGCCAGTGGTGGAGCGAACGGCGAGATCCCGTTGGAGGCCGACGCCCAGGCGCTGGCCATTGCCTCCTGCCGCACCCAGATCCGCGCCGAATACGGCGGCCGTGGCAGGGTGATGAGGCGTTTCGAGCAGGCCATCCGCCGCACGCCATGA